The genomic interval GCCTGGATCAGCATGTAGTGCGGCCCGAGCGCGTCATAGCCGTCGATCTCCATGCCCGCGATGGTCGGAATATCCCACCCGAGCCGCCCATGAAATACTCGCGCCCGCAGGCGGTACATCTCGTTAATGTCCGCGTTGTCGAATTCCTGACGCATTCCAATCCGGATTGCTGTTTGCATGACGTTCTCCTGAACGTGTTGGGGTACCCAATACGCAAGAAAACTTATGCATTTTGAATGTTTCCGCCACCTACCTACCTGGATAGGTGTGCATGCTTATCGGGTAACGCAGAATTCGAGACAAGCACTGCACTCAACCCGACAGGACCGAAAAATGGAACTCATCGAAAATCATTGGCAACCGCAAACCGGCGTTCAGACCCGTCCGGCGGAGCCTTCCACGGCGGTGGACCGCGTTCTGATCATTGCTTACCGCAAGAAGAAAAAAGAAAGCCAACGCCGTTTCTGGGCGCGCTTCGGCGTGACGCAGTCGCGCGGCAGCCGGTTCGAATCCGGTGCGGAAATCCCGCCGCCGGTCTCGATCCTGCTGGGTCTGTACTTCACCAAAACCGTGTCCGACGCCGATCTGGGCCGCGCCGAGCGCGTGCTGTACAGCCGCGACGCCGCCGCCTTGCTCAACCCGGGTCAATAAGCCCAAGTTGCGCGGCAATCACCGCCGCCGCACGCCGCGAATTCACACCGAATTTCGTCCTGATGTTCTTCATGTGGAAGTTCACCACGGCTTCCGAACAGTTCAGGATGTGGGAGATTTCCCACGTGGATTTGCCGCGTGCGGTCCATTTCAGGCATTCGCGTTCGCGCGGTGTTAGCTTGGGCAATAAGGTCTGGGCGTGCGTATTCAAATGGCGCTGACTGGTGTCGATTACCAGGTCGCGCAATAACACCAGGTTCGGCAATGCCACGTTGATATGCCGCCAGAATTCGTCGTTGGGATTGTTGTCGTTGACGAAGCACATCATGCCGGCTTCCTGATTCGGCCCGTGAATCGGCAGTGTTATGCCGGAGCGCAACCCATGCGCGCGGGCTTCCTCGTACATGGAAAGCTGCGGCGCGGTCTTGAAAATATCCGGCGACCAGATCAGCGGCGTGGCGCGCGTCGCGCAATGCGCAACGGTCGGATCGATGTGAACCAGTCCCTGCTCGTCATAGGTACGTCGCCAGGTTGGGGAGTACGTACTGCGCACGTAAGCGTCTTCCAGGCGAATGGTGGGGCGCGGCAGCATGGCGATCAAAAGCTTGTCGAAGCCCCACGTCTCGGCAAGGCCCGCGATTGCACCGAACCATTCCGCTTCGTCGGCGGCGTCCAGTAGCGGTGCCATCTGCTCGATAAAATGTAGCGACAATTTTTACTCTCTCAGGCTCGTAGGCATCCCGTTGCGGTGAATTGCGGTACGGCATTCTGTCTGGTGGTTTTTTACTTTCATAATCTATCACCAAAATTTATTTCGCAGAGCGAGAACTGATTTCTAACAAAATGCCAGCGAAGGTGATTCGGTGAGAATACGAATGAATCGGTCTTTGTAACTCATTTTCTGATCAATTTAACAATCACCGGTCGTTTATGTGGGTAATTTCTCGTAGTAGCCGTTTTGATGCCATTCGTCGGCAACATTATTGCGAAAGCATTCTAATTAGCTGTCGCTGCCAAATTTTCAGTCAAAATCGCACTGTTTGCCGATAATGTCTTTCGCATGCAGCACGGCGGTGGCGAGATAACAGTCAGTGCCCAAGCGCTATTGTCATACAAAAGCGACGTCGTGTACTTTGCGCCGCTTGCGATCCACGTGAAGAATTCGTCAAACCGGGCTCGGCGCCAAGTTGTTTGACGACATTCTCGACCCGGCGCAACGTTTTTACGACGCCTTCCTGCCGCTCGAAACCTTGCGCAACGACTCAGTTCGACGCCGCCCGAGCATCGTGCGAAGATCGAGCACGCCGCGCGAGTGCTGCTCGCGTTGGAGCATGAATTCGCCCAGGCCAACCCCACCTCGACCCTTGAACGCCAGCATGACCGACAACACTCGACGCTATCCCGACCCATCCATCCGCGTGTTCGACCCGCGCTTCAAACCGTTGA from Paraburkholderia phytofirmans PsJN carries:
- a CDS encoding helix-turn-helix domain-containing protein; the encoded protein is MELIENHWQPQTGVQTRPAEPSTAVDRVLIIAYRKKKKESQRRFWARFGVTQSRGSRFESGAEIPPPVSILLGLYFTKTVSDADLGRAERVLYSRDAAALLNPGQ
- a CDS encoding helix-turn-helix transcriptional regulator, whose product is MAPLLDAADEAEWFGAIAGLAETWGFDKLLIAMLPRPTIRLEDAYVRSTYSPTWRRTYDEQGLVHIDPTVAHCATRATPLIWSPDIFKTAPQLSMYEEARAHGLRSGITLPIHGPNQEAGMMCFVNDNNPNDEFWRHINVALPNLVLLRDLVIDTSQRHLNTHAQTLLPKLTPRERECLKWTARGKSTWEISHILNCSEAVVNFHMKNIRTKFGVNSRRAAAVIAAQLGLIDPG